From the genome of Nakamurella flavida:
GACCTTCTTCTCACCGGCGGACTCGAGGATGACGTCGAACTCGTCCTGCTCCTCGACGGCCTCGGCGGGGGCGCCGCCACCCGGGCCGGCGGGGCCGGCCACGGCGACGGGGGCCGCGGCGGTGACGCCGAAGGTCTCCTCGAAGGACTTCACGAACTCGGACAGCTCGATGAGGGTGAGCTCCTTGAAGGCCTCGAGCAGCTCATCGGTGGACAGCTTCGCCATGGTGGCGTCCTTTCAGATGCCGACCGCCTGGCTCGCGCGCAGGTGGTCGTGGGTGGGGATGTGACGTGTGGTTCGGGGTGGTGCGGGTACGGCAGGAGCGCGGTGCGCTCAGACCGCGGCGGTCTCGACCGGGGCCTCGGCGGCCTCGGCGGGACTGTCGGCAGCGTCGGCCGGAGCCTCGGCGGCCGGAGCGTCGCTCGCGCGCTGCTCCTGCAGGGCCGCAGCCAACCGGGCCACCTGGGAGGGCAGCTGGTTGAACATGACGGCGGCCTTGGTGAGGGTGCCCAGCATGGCGCCGGCCATCTTGGCCAGGAGGACCTCGCGGGACTCCAGATCGGCCAGCTTGGTGACCTCGGACGGGTCGAGGGCCTTGCCCTCGAGGTACCCACCCTTGATGACCAGCAGCGGGTGCGTCCGGGCGAAGTCGCGCAGCGCCTTCGCAGCGTCGACGGGCTCGCCGGAGATGAACGCGACCGCGGTCGGACCGGTGAACAGGTCGTCGAGGCCGGCGAC
Proteins encoded in this window:
- the rplL gene encoding 50S ribosomal protein L7/L12, translating into MAKLSTDELLEAFKELTLIELSEFVKSFEETFGVTAAAPVAVAGPAGPGGGAPAEAVEEQDEFDVILESAGEKKVQVIKAVREIVSGLGLKEAKDLVDAAPKAILEKAPKEAAEAAKAKLEEAGAKATVK
- the rplJ gene encoding 50S ribosomal protein L10, with amino-acid sequence MAKADKVATVAEITEKFRSSSAAVITEYRGLTMSQLTELRRAMGADTTYAVAKNTLVKRAAADAGVAGLDDLFTGPTAVAFISGEPVDAAKALRDFARTHPLLVIKGGYLEGKALDPSEVTKLADLESREVLLAKMAGAMLGTLTKAAVMFNQLPSQVARLAAALQEQRASDAPAAEAPADAADSPAEAAEAPVETAAV